The region TTAATAAAGAACTTAAGGAATTAGGAAAAACTGCTGAAAAAGGTGCTACAGCACAAGTGGAAATAAATAAAAAAGAAAACATAGAAACAACGATTGATTATAAACAAGGAGAAATACCAGCACCTTCTACAAATATGCCGGCAGAAATAAAATTTGACTCAAAAAACCTTTCTGCAGATATTGAAAAAATAGGAGGAGCTATACAAAATAATCCTCAAGATGCAACAAGAAATAATGTTTTAAATGATTTAAAAACTGAGTTAGTTTCAGTAAAAACTGAAATTATTGCAATGAAAAATTTTCTTGGACAGAAATTAGATAATGTGTCAAGTTCTATTAAAAATAGGAATTTAATTTTAAACGTACATGGATTAACTGCAGATGAAGTAGTAAATAAAATAAGAGCATCTCTTGAGAAAGGATAAATATGTTTAATTTAGATTATAAAATATTCATAAAATTTGATGAAGCTATTGATTATAGCAATTTAAAATTTTTAGGAAGTAACAGTTTTAATACTGTAGATTTTTTATCAAAAAAAATGGGGGATGTAAAATTTTTGGAAAAAGCAAAAGAAATAATGAATAATAAATTTGGTGATGCTATGTCGTCAAAATTGTTCGCTCAGGCGAATAATTATCTTCAAAACTTAAAAGAGTATTATTTATTTCCTGTTTCGCCCTCAGAGCTAAAATTTAAAGGAATAGGAAAATGGGAAAAAATAGAAACTGTAAATGGAATTTTAAAATTAAAAAGTAAAAATGACCTGCAGGCAATTTCTTTTCAATCTTTTATTCCTGAGCAAAAATATAATTTTGCATCACACCATTTGTTGGATCCTTTTACAACTTTTATTCTGTTTAAAAGTTTGGAAGTTAGTGATAAACCTGTCCGATTTATTCTTATCGGAAAATTCGGAAAAAGCACATTGACAAGTTTAGTAAATCCTGTAGACTTAAATTTTTTAGCGACAGTAAATCGATTTGAAGCAGACTTTGACAATACCGGAACATTAAATTTTGATATAGAATTTGAAGAATTTCAAGAATTTGAAGATATAAAAGAAGAGCAAAATTTAAAAGAAAAATTATACTATAAGGTGGAATAAATGAGAGTAATAATAACAAATCCGGAACAGAAAAGATATGATGTTTCAAGTTTAGTTAAGGATAATATTCAATTAAGTAGTAATATAGACAATATAGCAGCTCAAATGGATTTTGAACTTGCTTATAATTACAGGGAAAAACTTCCGTTTTCTCCTGTTGATTTAGATGATGGAGCTTGTTCCATTGAACTATATGATGATTTGGAAACTAATATTTTCCAAGGCATCATTCCAAAAGTTCAGATAAGTAAAGATTCTCCGAAATTTACTGCTTATGATCCCGGCTTTTATATTTCCCGAATAGCTGATATATTTCAGTTTAATAATATTACAGCTGATAAATGTATCCAAAACATGCTAAATGAATTTAAAATGCCAGTTGGAAATATTGAAAACAGCACTGTTAAAATTGATGAATATTTTTACAAAGAAACCATTGCTGAAATTATAAAAAAAATCATTGAAATAATCAAAGAAGAATCAGGAGAAAATTTTTATTTCTATTTCAAAGAAAATAAATTTCACTTTTGCAAAAGAAATAAAGACAAGTATGAAGATGGCAATATTACCCCGAAAAGGTATAGCATTTTAATCAATAAAAAATATATCGATATTTTTAAATTTATAAAAGACGCTTCTTATTCAGTTTCGTTCGAAAATATGAAAAACAGCATTATTGTCGTTGATGGAGATGACAAAAAAATGAATAAAACAGATCTGGCCAAAGATGAAGAAAACATAAAAAAATATGGATTATTACAATATATAGTAAAACAGGAAAAAAATGACCAGAAAGCATCTTCTAAAAAAAATAAAAACGAAAGTAAAAAACAAAAAAAGAAATCTAAAAAAGAAAAATCTGAAAAGAAGAAAAAAGAGAAAAAGCAGATAAAAGCTATTAATTTATTAGAAGAAAAAAATAAATTAGATAAAACTTTTACTTTAGCCGTTCCCGGCATTCCTATTTTAAGAGCCGGAGATTTGGTAAAAATAGAAAAAAATCAAACAGGAATACAAGGTATATTTGAAGTAAAAAGTGTAAATCATGCTTTTTCAAGGAAATATACCTTATATGATACAAATATATATTTTATGAGTTTAACATTAGATTTAATTGAAAGGATTGATTAATATGGAAGAAAAAGAAAATATAAACGATGTAAAACACGAAGAACCTGACAAATCCTATAATGCTTTAGCACAGGTATTGCAGGAGAAATTTAAAAATCCCGACTGGAATGGACCGTTTTTAGGAACGGTCATTGAAGCTCCACCAAATTTAAGAGTGAAAATTGATGAAAAAATAATACTAAATAAAGACAAAATAATAGTAGCATGGGAAAAAGTTAAAGGATATAATCGAGAATTTGAAGAAAAAGGAAATATAAAAATAGAAATAGAAGAAATTAATATAAGTGACAATTCAAATCAAGATAGTGGAGGTAATATACATAAAAAAATAGTCGCTTCCGGAAAACTTTCAGGAACGTACAAAGCTGAAGGCAATAATAAGTGGACGGATGAGCTTAAAATTGGAGATGAAGTGATTTTGAATGAATTTAAAAATCAAAAAAAATTCTATTTAGTGGATAAGGCTTATCAATATTAAAAAAATATGCTATAATAACATAAAAGTAAGAGACCGAGAGTCCAGTTATGCGAAAGCGAGCTGGACTCTTTTTATTTGTCAGTCATGACTGACAAACTGGAGGTGATTTAATGAGTCTACCCAACTCTATGTTAAGTAACATGAAAGTTTATGGCGAAAACAAAAACATAGAGGCAGAAGAAGAAAAACCGAGATTTGAATTAAAATGGGATTTTAAAAAAAATGATTTTTTATATGATGAAAAAGGCTCTCCTGTATTACTAAAAACAAAAAAAGAGATTGTAAAACAATGGATAATTAAGTGCCTTATAGTAACTAAAAACGCTTGGAGAATTTATTATAAAGACAAATCTACGTTTGGAGTCGGTATTCAAAAATATAAAGGAAGAAATCCTTTGACAGAAGAATTTTTAATATCTGAAATTAAAAGAGAAATAATTGAAGCTCTTCGAGAACATAAATATATAAAATCTATAGAAAATTATTATTCTATTTTTGAACAGGATAAATTAAATTTTGAATTTGATGTAGTCCTCAACTCTGCAGAAAAAGAAATTCTAAAGATAGATGAGGTGTTTGAATTTGGTAACTAGAGAAGAAATAGAAATAAAAAAAGATGAAATAAATCAACTTACTGACCAAATTTTTAAAGAAACAATGCAAAATTTTGAAAACTCAGTCGGTAGTTTTCCACGAGAAATAGTTCGAGCTTTTATAACTGAATTATTGATTCAAAATAATTTATATGACGAATTATCTAAAAAACATCACGCTGAAACAGCAAAAGGGATTGATTTAGATAAAATTTGCGAAGAAGATTATATTTTTAGATTTCCAGCAGTGGCAGCAACAGGAACAGTAAAAATTTATGGAATACCGGGAGCTATAATTCAAAAAGGATATCAAGTAGCTTCAAATAAGAATTTATATGAGATACAAGAAACAAAAGAAATTCCTTCTAATGGAGCTATTGGAAATACAACTGTTTTAGTAAAAGCTGTTGAAGCAGGAAGCTCTGGAAATGTTTCAATCGGAGAAATAAACTCTTTTGCTGTGTCATATCAAGGACTTGAAAGAGTTGAAAATGAAATAGCTGTTACTAATGGAAAAGATATAGAAACAGATGAGGAATTATATATACGGAGAAAAAAAATTTTATCTAGAATTTGTGCGAACTATAATGCAACAATGATAGAAAAGATGTTATTAGAAAACTTTGACATATTGAAAAAAATTAAGATTGTCCCTCGCTGGAACGGCAAAGGAACACTTAAAATAGTAGTAACAGGAAAAGAAAACAATATAATCGAAACTGCAGATCTGAATAAAATAAAATTATTTTTAGATAATGAAATTATAACAGATGCAGAATTTACAGTGAATTCGGTAAGAGATAAAAAAATAAACATAACTCTTGAAGCAATTTTAAATCGAGAATATGACGAAGAAAGTGCTATCAATCTAACAAAAAAAATATTAAATGAAGCATTTTTGAAAGGATTATTTGAAGAAAACAGAATTTACTATGCTGAAGTAATTGAAAAATTACTTGAAGTAAAAGCTTTCAAGAAAATTTCAAATATAGATATAAACAACACAAAAGAAGATATTATATTAACAGACGAAGATCTTGTAAGTATCGGAACTGTTACTATAAAATCTTTAGATTAGGAGGAAAAATGAGCGGATTTACTTTATCTGCAAAATCTCAAATTTTAAATAATATGTTAGCTGGAAAAACATATTATGCAGGACTATTAACAAGTTTTTCTACGTTGCCGTCCGGAGTAGAAAATGCAGTTGAACTTGTTGCTGCATCATATAGTCGTAGAGCTATAAATTTCAGTACAACTTCATCAAACGAAACAAGCAACACAGCTTCTGTTAAATTTCCTGAAGCGAGAGAAGACTGGGGAAGAGTCGTAGGAATCGGAATATACGATTCCCTAAGCGGAGGGAATTTAATAAATTATGCTTTGTTTGATGCAAGGGATGAAGTCATTATTCATGCTCTAATGCAATATGAAATAGCAAAGAATTTCTACGTCATAGGATTAAGAAATTAATGCAAAAAAATGTTCATCAAAAATCCGGGCATTATATTAAAGAAAATTTTAGAACTTCGGAATTATTTGATTTTTATGTAAGAGATTTTGTAAATGACGGACGTTCCGAAGACTACAGCTTAATAAAAATTAATGCTAAACAAGCTAATTTTGTGAAGCATGTAAATAAATTAAGAGAATTAAAGGCAGTTAATCTATTGCAGTTCAAAGTAAAAGATTTTGCCTTTTACAATATAGACGAGGATTATGTAAAATTCACTCAAAAAATTACAGAAAAAACGTTTCCTTTTGCTTTAGGATTAGACAAGGATTATTCTTTAATTTTATACAACATTGCGAGAAATGATTATTACAATAGTATGCTTAAATCTCTTCCAGGAATATTTCAGTCGGCAAAATTAATTCAAAGTATTTTTCGTTTTGCTGATGAAGAATTGAAAAAACTTGAATTTTCAATAGATAATGCAATCAAAAACAGAAGATTTTTAACAGCAAGATCTGAAATTTTAGAAAAGTTTGAAGAGGATTATGGACTGATTTCAAGCAAAAATCTTTCTACAATTTTTCGATTAAATAGAATAATTGCTAAAAGAATGCTTTCAAAATCAGCAAAATTAAATGATATAAAAGAAACTATGAAACTATATTTTATACATAACGAAAATACTACTATTGAAAATGATAAAGACAATTTTCAGTATATTATAAATTTTAAATCAAACAGAATAGATAGAGAATATCTAGATTACTGGCTTGATTTGATTTATGAAGTTATTCCTGCATGGTATGAAATAAAAATTATATATTAGTTTGTCAGTCACGACTGACAAACGGAAAGGAAAAAATGAAAAAACAGACATTAGATTTGATAAAAAATATAAATGAAACAACTTATATTCCTACAAATACTGAAAATAATGTTTTTGAACTATTCCAACTTGATACAATAGCAGATTTGAGAAAAGTATCAAGAAATTTTATGAAATTATATGTTT is a window of Leptotrichia sp. OH3620_COT-345 DNA encoding:
- a CDS encoding DUF2577 family protein translates to MEEKENINDVKHEEPDKSYNALAQVLQEKFKNPDWNGPFLGTVIEAPPNLRVKIDEKIILNKDKIIVAWEKVKGYNREFEEKGNIKIEIEEINISDNSNQDSGGNIHKKIVASGKLSGTYKAEGNNKWTDELKIGDEVILNEFKNQKKFYLVDKAYQY
- a CDS encoding DUF2634 domain-containing protein; this encodes MSLPNSMLSNMKVYGENKNIEAEEEKPRFELKWDFKKNDFLYDEKGSPVLLKTKKEIVKQWIIKCLIVTKNAWRIYYKDKSTFGVGIQKYKGRNPLTEEFLISEIKREIIEALREHKYIKSIENYYSIFEQDKLNFEFDVVLNSAEKEILKIDEVFEFGN
- a CDS encoding baseplate J/gp47 family protein, with the protein product MNLVTREEIEIKKDEINQLTDQIFKETMQNFENSVGSFPREIVRAFITELLIQNNLYDELSKKHHAETAKGIDLDKICEEDYIFRFPAVAATGTVKIYGIPGAIIQKGYQVASNKNLYEIQETKEIPSNGAIGNTTVLVKAVEAGSSGNVSIGEINSFAVSYQGLERVENEIAVTNGKDIETDEELYIRRKKILSRICANYNATMIEKMLLENFDILKKIKIVPRWNGKGTLKIVVTGKENNIIETADLNKIKLFLDNEIITDAEFTVNSVRDKKINITLEAILNREYDEESAINLTKKILNEAFLKGLFEENRIYYAEVIEKLLEVKAFKKISNIDINNTKEDIILTDEDLVSIGTVTIKSLD
- a CDS encoding DUF2313 domain-containing protein; its protein translation is MQKNVHQKSGHYIKENFRTSELFDFYVRDFVNDGRSEDYSLIKINAKQANFVKHVNKLRELKAVNLLQFKVKDFAFYNIDEDYVKFTQKITEKTFPFALGLDKDYSLILYNIARNDYYNSMLKSLPGIFQSAKLIQSIFRFADEELKKLEFSIDNAIKNRRFLTARSEILEKFEEDYGLISSKNLSTIFRLNRIIAKRMLSKSAKLNDIKETMKLYFIHNENTTIENDKDNFQYIINFKSNRIDREYLDYWLDLIYEVIPAWYEIKIIY